The Nitrospira sp. CR1.1 DNA window CCAAACGCGAGGATCGTCAGCGCGAGGAGCGCCGTGACCGGCACCGCGAACAGGCCGCCCAGAACATACCCGCCCATGACGGTCAGCAGTCCCTGCGGGCTCCGTCCAAGCGCCTGCGCATGATGCACCAAGGCGTCAAGGTCCAGCAATTGAGCCAGTGCCGTCCACCGCCAGGCAGCCGCGAGCACGCCCATCCCTGCCAGAAGCGACAACCCCAATAACGCGCGACGCACAATCTGCATCCGTTCGCGTCTGAATCCCACGTCGGCCAGAAGGTGATCCGCAGCCATAGGGCGTTCCGGATCGATCAGCGCCTGCTCGGGGGGCATGGCCTCAGAAGAAGACGCCGTCTCAAAGCAGCCAGCGACCAGCGTACGCTCGCCCCCGCGTAAAGCATCAATGGCGCCGGCGAGAGAACCGGATTGCAGGATCTGCTGCCCGATCCTATCCGGCGCGACACCGAGATGTTCGGCAAGCAGGCCGTTGCGAAACGCCGCAATCACGGCCTGCACCGGCGCTTGGCCGCGGGCTTCGATCGCCACGTTGCATTCCGTGTCGAATCCCATGGAACGGTTCGAAACATTGGCGGAGCCAATGCAGACGAATTCATCATCAACAACGATGAGCTTGCTGTGCACAGCGACCGGAACGCCTCCCTCGTCTCCCGGGACGACCGGTGCATAGACGCGCAACCGGCCATAGTGATCGGCCAGTTCCACGTCGTGCAGGAGACGGGCGCGCAAACTGTCCATCGTCTGGCGCTCCAGCCAACCGTCGCAATGCTGACGGAGCACCAGGACGACGTCGGGACCGCCATGCTCGGACAACCGTTGTGCTAACGCGCGACCAATGGCCTGCGCGGTAAAGTATTGCGATTCGATATAAATGGACCGGCGTGCCCGTTTAATCGCACTCAGATAGGCCTGTTCAATCTCGCGTCTCTCGTTCAATTCCTCATATTGGGGCTGGGTACGCAGGAGGGCGACCGGGCACTCCAGCAAGTCGGGGCTCAGATTCGGCGGCCACAGCTCCTCGACGGAACACCTCGGCGGTGCAGAAAGGCGCCGTCTGGTCGCACGCAACCACCGGTCGCGCACGAGATCTCCCAGGGCGGCGGCGGCGTTGCCTGTGACCATCATCTGCACGTCATGAAATGGGGCATACCCCTCACCATCGGCATCGACTCGACGGGGATTCAGCGGGAGATGAGCCCTGGTGTCCCAGCGGGATTTGCTCAAATCCAGCCCGCCGACGAAAGCAACCGCATCGTCGATCACCACCAGCTTCTGATGATGAGACGCGCCGACCGGATGATAATCATCAGTCTGATACGAAAGGCGGCGATGGCTGCGCCACCCCGGTTCGGCAGTCGGCATCCATTGCCGCTCCAACGCGTAGATCAGGGCATAATCCCAATTGAGGACATAGACTCGGAGCCCGCGTCTGCGGCGTAGCAGCGCCACCAAAAACTCACCAAGTTTGGAGGGCAGACCCAAGGAGGGAGAGTCTTCTCGCACCAACTCGACCTGGGTATCGATGTCCCAGCCGAGGATCATGATGGAATGCTTCGCGCGCGACGCCGTATCGCGAAACGCCCTGAAGTACGCCTCGCCGTCCACCAGAAACGCCGTTCGCTCCGCTGACTCTATCCGCCAGCAGGTTTGCCCCGGCACCAGGATCGGCGAGGGGGATACTGGTTTCTCCGGCGAAGTGCCCCCTCCTCCCTCCACGGCCGCTTCTACACTGACATGTGTCATTGGCGTCTTCCCCGACTTCTCCATTGCTGGTGCTGCACAGCCTATCCAGTTTTTGCCGCGATACCCAGCTAGTCAGACCCCTAGTCCGCTCCTGTCATGCAACCTCTTCGAGAGGTTTCCCTAGTACAGGACCCATGCCGGGTACGATAGTGTAATCACAAGACAGTGGGAGGGGGCAATGTTAACGAGGATGGCCGCATCGGTTCACTCAGTGGACGGGCACCGGCTCGAGTGCATTCAGGCCTGTTTGGACTGCGCGCGCATTTGCAATACGTGTGGCGACGAGATAACCGGCTTGGAAATGCCGGAGGAGGAAGTGGAGCGGCACCTGAGGATTCGCTGCATCAGGCTCTGCCGCGATTGCGCGGACATCTGCATCCTTGCGGCACAATGGATGGGACGGACCTCGGCTTGTGACGTCCGCCTCTGTGCGTTCTGCATCGAGATGCGTGAACTCTGTGCCGGAGTCTGTGAACAGCGTGCGCCGCACCAGGCCATGTGCGGCGAGTGCGCCAAAGAATGCCGGCGCTGCGCCGAACTCTGCCACAAGATGGTGCTGGAATCCGTGCCGAGTTCGACCGGCGGAACGGCCTAACTGCTCCGACGGACGAGGAGGAGGGATGATGAAGATCACCACTATGATAGGAGCCGGGGTGCTGGCAGTCGTCTTCATGACAGGGTGGAGCCCATTTCATCAGGAGGTTCCGGCGCCCGCCCCGAATCCGGGACCCGGCCCGACGGTGCCTCCCAAACCCAGCGATCCTATACCTACGCCTCCGACGATGCCAAAACTGTTCTCATCCACCCGGGCGGCGAACGAGAGCGTCTCCCCTACCCTGACGACGGACTTGGCTACGCACCGGCAGGAAGCCGTGTCCGGACAACTGCTGCAACTCGAGCTGAAAAAGAAGGAACCTTTGGACGGGTAATGAAGACGGCCAGTGTGTTGAGCCGGCTGACCGGCAGCGAGATGGGTGGTTGTATCCGGGCGTTCGGCTGGAGCCGGTCGCCACAATCCTAGCAGGCTGCGGAAAAACTCGTTTTTTTGCACGCTACGCCTCGATCAGCTCACGTGGCGTGTTGGTATCAGGATAGTACGCAGGATGCGCAACAAGGCTATCCAGCAAGGCCGCAGCGAGTGAAGCGGCGAATCGTACTCGTGTCGTACGTTGAGCCGCTGAACGAGGCGAGAACGCCGCTGGTGGACTTTTTCCGCATCCTGCTAGATGATTCACACTAGTTCGTCGTGCAATCGCCGGGTCACGGTGCGAGACCGGCGCGCGGAGGCGGGAGGACCCGTGGCGTACCCGTGCAGGACGTTGAGGGGCCGAGGGGCGAGCCCGCCGGTTCTGTATTGCCCGCTGATTGGCGAAGAATGGGATGCCCGCGGCGGAAATCATGCCCTGCCGCGCAAATTTTACGGCGACCTGCCCGGTGCGGTTTTTCAAGAACCGGTCGAAAGTCCGCATGCACGGTCACAGTGCCATCGCGGTCGGACACTTCGATGACAGGTTGCTGAGCTTCCAGGCTTACACTCGATCCGGGATACGAATTCGACAGGGGCGGCCCCGCGGAATCGGGTTCCTGGATCAGGAGATCGATGAGTTGATCATGCACGCTCCATAAGAATATATGACATCTTCCGATCGCGTCTGCCTTATGCCATACGGCATGTTTGAGGACGGGTTACTAGGAACTTCCCTGGGTTTTGCATGAGGTGCGCTAGCACTTTGCCTAGTTGTGATGCAGATGGAGACAACGATAGAGTCGCCGTTAGAAGCAGACTTTTGTGTCTCCACGCCTGCAATCAGGAACCTATATATGCCCAACCATATGCCAGACCCTGGCGACATCACCCCGTCCATTCCCCAATCCGGGTTTCCGCTGGATTTCATGCTGGCGCACCTGGCAGCCATCGTGGAATGTTCCGACGATGCCATCATTTCCAAGGATCTCAACGGGACGATCACCAGTTGGAACAGAGGCGCCCAACACCTGTTCGGTTATGCGGCCCCTGAAATGATCGGGCAACCAGTGAAGCGCCTGATCCCGGAAGACCGATTGAACGAAGAGCCGCGCATTCTGGAACGACTTCGCATGGGGGAGCGCATCGATCATTATGAAACCGTGCGGCGACGCAAAGACGGGACCTTGATCGAGATCTCGCTTTCCGTATCGCCGATCAAGAATCAGGAAGGGCGGATCGTCGGGGCGTCGAAAATCGCGCGGGGGATATCTGATCTGAAACAGGGTGAACGGAACCTGGCCAATCTGCTGGAGACTCTGCCGGCCGCCGTCTATACCACCGATGCCGAAGGCCGGATTACCCGGTATAACCAGGCGGCCCTCGATCTCTGGGGCCGCCAGCCGCCCCTCGGGGTCTCCCGCTGGTCCGGCTCCTGGCGCCAATACTGGACCGACGGACGACTCATGCCGGCGTCGGAATGTCCCTTGGCGCAATCGCTCGCACTCAATCGCCCGATCCGCGGCCTGGAGACCATCATCGAACGGCCGGACGGCGCCCGCCTCCCGGTCGCCTCTCACACCGCGCTTCTTCGCAACGCGTCCGGCGCTGCGATCGGCGGAGTGGACATCCTGGTAGATCTGACCGAACAGAAACGGGCTGAACGGGAACTGCAGAATTCCGCCGCCGAACTCGAGCGGCGGATCGTCGAACGCACGGGAGAACTGCTCCTCTCGCAGGAACGCCTGCGGGCCTTGGCCTCCGACCTGACTCTGACTGAGCAACGGGAACGTCGGCATCTCGCGACTGAATTGCACGACTACCTGGCACAGCTTGTGGTGGCGAGCCGGATCCGGCTCGCGCAAGTCATTCCGACCATTCATGATGCCTCAGCCTCGGTTGCTCTGTCGAAAATCGATGAGATGCTCGATCAGGCGTTGACCTACACCCGTTCGTTGGTCGCCGAGCTGAGTCCCCATATTCTGTACCAATTCGGGCTGTCGCAGTCGCTGGTCTGGCTGGGTGAACAGATGAAGCACCATGGTCTTGACGTGGCTGTCAAAACGATGGCGCCGCCGTTCACCCTGCAGGACGATCAAGCCGTGTTGTTATTCCAGTCGGTTCGCGAACTCCTCTTTAATGTCATCAAACATGCCAAGGTCGACCGCGCCGCTGTGACCATTAATGTGGATGAAGATCGTCAAGAGTTGTGGATTTGCGTGGAAGATGAAGGAATCGGGTTTGATGTCATGGAACCTGGCATCACGAAGAACACCAGGGCTCACTTCGGCCTACTGAGCATCAGGGAACGCATGGAGCTGCTCGGAGGCGAGTGCGATGTGTCGTCCGTCCAGGGAAGCGGCACGGCGGCCATCCTCCGGCTTCCCCTGGCATCCGTCTCCGTCCAATCTGCATTCGCGCTCACCCCGGAAGCTCCGCATGCGCCGCCGCCTTCCCCCAAAGCCTCATCGCGCAACATTTCCATACTTCTCGTGGACGATCATGCCATGGTCCGGCAGGGTCTTCGCAGCATACTCAACGCGTACGACAATCTGACGGTGGTTGGGGAAGGAGCTGACGGCCAGGACGCCGTCATGATGGCTCGCTCGCTACATCCGGACGTCGTCATTATGGATGTGAATCTCCCCATCATCGACGGCATCGAGGCCACGCGCATTCTCACTCAAGAACATCAATCCATCACCGTGATCGGCATTTCCGTTCGCAATGACCCGCAAGTTCAATACGCCATGACCGGGGCGGGGGCGGTCGCCTTTCTGCCCAAAGAATCCGCGGCTGATCAGCTGTACGAAGTGATCGTTCGCCATTTTCCTGTCCAAGCCTAATGAAACGAAGACCGAACTAGGGGATCCCCCAGTAGCGTCTGGCTTCCGACTCGCCTATAATAGATCCTCTCAATGACATGGGCAGGTTTCGTCCATGAATGGCCACCAATCCCGCTCGCCTCTGTTCCCCCTTGAGTCACACTCGCGGAGAGGGTCAGTCGTTCCTGCTGCAAGGCGATAAGACCCGGAGGCTTGTCCTTTACGCATGACTTCGGTGCTGCTGACGCTGCAACGTCTGGTCCCCTCAGCCGCCGGATTGGCCATCGGGTTCCCGGTCTTTGCCTTCCTTTGCTGGGCTTACAACCCTGCCTTGTTCTCCAACCTATTGCCCTCCACTGGAACGGTGAAGCCGATGACCATGGCAGCGGTCTTGTTTTGCGGGATATCGCTGTGGCTACAGGCCGACGAGCAGGCCGTGACGCGGACGAAGCGGCGTCTCGCACAGGGCTTCGCGGGCCTTGCCTGCCTCCTGGCGGCTCTCACGATGGTGGAATACCTGCTGTCCACCGATCTGGGTATCGATCTCTGGTTTACCACCATTCCTGATTGGGCCGTGGATTCCCATCCCGGCCGGATGGCTCCCGCCACAGCCTTCGCGATCCTCATGTTGGGCCTGGCATTGTTCCGGATCGACTCGAACCACAC harbors:
- a CDS encoding four-helix bundle copper-binding protein: MLTRMAASVHSVDGHRLECIQACLDCARICNTCGDEITGLEMPEEEVERHLRIRCIRLCRDCADICILAAQWMGRTSACDVRLCAFCIEMRELCAGVCEQRAPHQAMCGECAKECRRCAELCHKMVLESVPSSTGGTA
- a CDS encoding PAS domain S-box protein, whose product is MQMETTIESPLEADFCVSTPAIRNLYMPNHMPDPGDITPSIPQSGFPLDFMLAHLAAIVECSDDAIISKDLNGTITSWNRGAQHLFGYAAPEMIGQPVKRLIPEDRLNEEPRILERLRMGERIDHYETVRRRKDGTLIEISLSVSPIKNQEGRIVGASKIARGISDLKQGERNLANLLETLPAAVYTTDAEGRITRYNQAALDLWGRQPPLGVSRWSGSWRQYWTDGRLMPASECPLAQSLALNRPIRGLETIIERPDGARLPVASHTALLRNASGAAIGGVDILVDLTEQKRAERELQNSAAELERRIVERTGELLLSQERLRALASDLTLTEQRERRHLATELHDYLAQLVVASRIRLAQVIPTIHDASASVALSKIDEMLDQALTYTRSLVAELSPHILYQFGLSQSLVWLGEQMKHHGLDVAVKTMAPPFTLQDDQAVLLFQSVRELLFNVIKHAKVDRAAVTINVDEDRQELWICVEDEGIGFDVMEPGITKNTRAHFGLLSIRERMELLGGECDVSSVQGSGTAAILRLPLASVSVQSAFALTPEAPHAPPPSPKASSRNISILLVDDHAMVRQGLRSILNAYDNLTVVGEGADGQDAVMMARSLHPDVVIMDVNLPIIDGIEATRILTQEHQSITVIGISVRNDPQVQYAMTGAGAVAFLPKESAADQLYEVIVRHFPVQA